One genomic region from Phocoena sinus isolate mPhoSin1 chromosome 3, mPhoSin1.pri, whole genome shotgun sequence encodes:
- the MATK gene encoding megakaryocyte-associated tyrosine-protein kinase isoform X2 yields MRGSPRFLHAWHPSPISARMPTRRWAPGTQCITKCEHTRPKPGELAFRKGDVVTILEACENKSWYRAKHHASGQEGLLAAGALREREALSADPKLSLMPWFHGKISGQEAVQQLQPPEDGLFLVRESARHPGDYVLCVSFGRDVIHYRVLHRDGHLTIDEAVCFCNLMDMVEHYSKEKGAICTKLVKPKRKQGTKSAEEELAKAGWLLNLQHLTLGAQIGEGEFGAVLQGEYLGQKVAVKNIKCDVTAQAFLDETAVMTKMQHKNLVRLLGVILHQGLYIVMEHVSKGNLVNFLRTRGRALVNTPQLLQFSLHVAEGMEYLESKKLVHRDLAARNILVSEDLVAKVSDFGLAKAERKGLDSSRLPVKWTAPEALKHGKFSSKSDVWSFGVLLWEVFSYGRAPYPKMSLKEVSEAVEKGYRMEPPEGCPGPIHALMGSCWEAEPARRPPFRKLAEKLARELRSVGASAPNGGQDADGPTLPHSQEP; encoded by the exons ATGCGT gggagCCCTCGCTTCCTCCACGCCTGGCACCCCTCACCCATCTCAGCCAGGATGCCAACG AGGCGCTGGGCCCCAGGCACCCAATGCATCACCAAGTGTGAGCACACGCGCCCCAAGCCCGGGGAGCTGGCCTTCCGCAAGGGTGACGTGGTCACCATCCTGGAGGCCTGCGAG AACAAGAGCTGGTACCGCGCCAAGCACCACGCCAGCgggcaggaggggctgctggCGGCGGGCGCACTGCGGGAGCGCGAGGCCCTCTCTGCGGACCCCAAGCTCAGCCTCATGCC GTGGTTCCACGGGAAGATCTCGGGCCAGGAGGCTGTGCAGCAGCTGCAGCCGCCCGAGGACGGGCTGTTCCTGGTGCGAGAGTCCGCGAGGCACCCGGGCGACTACGTGCTGTGCGTGAGCTTCGGCCGTGACGTCATCCACTACCGTGTGCTGCACCGCGACGGCCACCTCACCATCGACGAGGCGGTCTGCTTCTGCAACCTCATGGATATGGTGGAG CATTACAGCAAGGAGAAGGGGGCCATCTGCACGAAGCTGGTGAAACCCAAGAGAAAGCAGGGCACCAAGTCAGCGGAGGAGGAGCTGGCCAAGG CCGGCTGGTTACTGAACCTGCAGCATTTGACGTTGGGAGCGCAGATCGGAGAAGGAGAGTTTGGAG CCGTCCTGCAGGGTGAGTACCTGGGACAGAAGGTGGCCGTGAAGAACATCAAGTGCGACGTGACAGCCCAGGCCTTCCTGGACGAGACGGCGGTCATGAC GAAGATGCAGCATAAGAACCTGGTGCGTCTGCTGGGTGTGATCCTGCACCAGGGCCTCTACATCGTCATGGAGCACGTGAGCAAG GGTAACCTGGTGAATTTTCTACGAACGCGGGGCCGGGCCCTTGTGAACACCCCCCAGCTCCTGCAGTTTTCCCT GCACGTGGCCGAGGGCATGGAATACCTGGAGAGCAAGAAGCTGGTGCACCGAGACCTGGCTGCCCGGAACATCCTCGTGTCCGAGGACCTGGTGGCCAAGGTCAGCGACTTTGGCCTGGCCAAAGCCGAGCGGAAGGGGCTGGACTCCAGCCGGCTTCCAGTCAAGTGGACGGCACCCGAGGCTCTCAAACACGGG AAGTTCTCCAGCAAGTCGGACGTCTGGAGTTTCGGTGTGCTGCTGTGGGAGGTCTTCTCATACGGCCGGGCTCCGTACCCCAAGATG TCGCTGAAGGAGGTGTCAGAGGCCGTGGAGAAGGGGTACCGCATGGAGCCCCCCGAGGGCTGCCCGGGTCCCATCCACGCCCTCATGGGCAGCTGCTGGGAGGCTGAGCCTGCTCGCCGGCCGCCCTTCCGCAAACTGGCTGAGAAGCTGGCCCGGGAGCTGCGCAGTGTGGGCGCCTCGGCCCCCAACGGGGGGCAGGATGCAGACGGTCCCACCTTGCCCCACAGCCAGGAGCCCTGA
- the MATK gene encoding megakaryocyte-associated tyrosine-protein kinase isoform X1: protein MTLNHPLFPCPVPAYLPEKRKNQAPLGGSKLPTQLCGLLGPESAPGHLLCACLVPQFPFGDDGGVRLHAKELFQGKTTSSEGLGEPLQAWGGRLAVTSTWPELEVAVMAPGAPASLKSGLSSWSLPPPQGSPRFLHAWHPSPISARMPTRRWAPGTQCITKCEHTRPKPGELAFRKGDVVTILEACENKSWYRAKHHASGQEGLLAAGALREREALSADPKLSLMPWFHGKISGQEAVQQLQPPEDGLFLVRESARHPGDYVLCVSFGRDVIHYRVLHRDGHLTIDEAVCFCNLMDMVEHYSKEKGAICTKLVKPKRKQGTKSAEEELAKAGWLLNLQHLTLGAQIGEGEFGAVLQGEYLGQKVAVKNIKCDVTAQAFLDETAVMTKMQHKNLVRLLGVILHQGLYIVMEHVSKGNLVNFLRTRGRALVNTPQLLQFSLHVAEGMEYLESKKLVHRDLAARNILVSEDLVAKVSDFGLAKAERKGLDSSRLPVKWTAPEALKHGKFSSKSDVWSFGVLLWEVFSYGRAPYPKMSLKEVSEAVEKGYRMEPPEGCPGPIHALMGSCWEAEPARRPPFRKLAEKLARELRSVGASAPNGGQDADGPTLPHSQEP from the exons ATGACCTTGAATCATCCTCTATTTCCTTGTCCTGTCCCTGCCTACTTACCAGAAAAGAGGAAGAACCAGGCTCCATTAGGTGGCTCCAAGCTCCCCACGCAACTGTGTGGGCTGCTGGGGCCTGAGTCAGCCCCTGGCCACTTGCTCTGTGCCtgccttgtgcctcagtttccctttggGGATGATGGCGGGGTCAGGCTCCATGCTAAGGAACTCTTCCAGGGAAAGACCACCTCCTCAGAGGGGCTTGGGGAGCCCCTACAAGCCTGGGGAGGCCGGCTGGCTGTCACCTCCACCTGGCCTGAGCTGGAAGTGGCAGTCATGGCCCCTGGGGCCCCAGCCTCGCTTAAATCTGGGCTCTCCAGCTggtctctgccccctccccaggggagCCCTCGCTTCCTCCACGCCTGGCACCCCTCACCCATCTCAGCCAGGATGCCAACG AGGCGCTGGGCCCCAGGCACCCAATGCATCACCAAGTGTGAGCACACGCGCCCCAAGCCCGGGGAGCTGGCCTTCCGCAAGGGTGACGTGGTCACCATCCTGGAGGCCTGCGAG AACAAGAGCTGGTACCGCGCCAAGCACCACGCCAGCgggcaggaggggctgctggCGGCGGGCGCACTGCGGGAGCGCGAGGCCCTCTCTGCGGACCCCAAGCTCAGCCTCATGCC GTGGTTCCACGGGAAGATCTCGGGCCAGGAGGCTGTGCAGCAGCTGCAGCCGCCCGAGGACGGGCTGTTCCTGGTGCGAGAGTCCGCGAGGCACCCGGGCGACTACGTGCTGTGCGTGAGCTTCGGCCGTGACGTCATCCACTACCGTGTGCTGCACCGCGACGGCCACCTCACCATCGACGAGGCGGTCTGCTTCTGCAACCTCATGGATATGGTGGAG CATTACAGCAAGGAGAAGGGGGCCATCTGCACGAAGCTGGTGAAACCCAAGAGAAAGCAGGGCACCAAGTCAGCGGAGGAGGAGCTGGCCAAGG CCGGCTGGTTACTGAACCTGCAGCATTTGACGTTGGGAGCGCAGATCGGAGAAGGAGAGTTTGGAG CCGTCCTGCAGGGTGAGTACCTGGGACAGAAGGTGGCCGTGAAGAACATCAAGTGCGACGTGACAGCCCAGGCCTTCCTGGACGAGACGGCGGTCATGAC GAAGATGCAGCATAAGAACCTGGTGCGTCTGCTGGGTGTGATCCTGCACCAGGGCCTCTACATCGTCATGGAGCACGTGAGCAAG GGTAACCTGGTGAATTTTCTACGAACGCGGGGCCGGGCCCTTGTGAACACCCCCCAGCTCCTGCAGTTTTCCCT GCACGTGGCCGAGGGCATGGAATACCTGGAGAGCAAGAAGCTGGTGCACCGAGACCTGGCTGCCCGGAACATCCTCGTGTCCGAGGACCTGGTGGCCAAGGTCAGCGACTTTGGCCTGGCCAAAGCCGAGCGGAAGGGGCTGGACTCCAGCCGGCTTCCAGTCAAGTGGACGGCACCCGAGGCTCTCAAACACGGG AAGTTCTCCAGCAAGTCGGACGTCTGGAGTTTCGGTGTGCTGCTGTGGGAGGTCTTCTCATACGGCCGGGCTCCGTACCCCAAGATG TCGCTGAAGGAGGTGTCAGAGGCCGTGGAGAAGGGGTACCGCATGGAGCCCCCCGAGGGCTGCCCGGGTCCCATCCACGCCCTCATGGGCAGCTGCTGGGAGGCTGAGCCTGCTCGCCGGCCGCCCTTCCGCAAACTGGCTGAGAAGCTGGCCCGGGAGCTGCGCAGTGTGGGCGCCTCGGCCCCCAACGGGGGGCAGGATGCAGACGGTCCCACCTTGCCCCACAGCCAGGAGCCCTGA
- the MATK gene encoding megakaryocyte-associated tyrosine-protein kinase isoform X3 has protein sequence MPTRRWAPGTQCITKCEHTRPKPGELAFRKGDVVTILEACENKSWYRAKHHASGQEGLLAAGALREREALSADPKLSLMPWFHGKISGQEAVQQLQPPEDGLFLVRESARHPGDYVLCVSFGRDVIHYRVLHRDGHLTIDEAVCFCNLMDMVEHYSKEKGAICTKLVKPKRKQGTKSAEEELAKAGWLLNLQHLTLGAQIGEGEFGAVLQGEYLGQKVAVKNIKCDVTAQAFLDETAVMTKMQHKNLVRLLGVILHQGLYIVMEHVSKGNLVNFLRTRGRALVNTPQLLQFSLHVAEGMEYLESKKLVHRDLAARNILVSEDLVAKVSDFGLAKAERKGLDSSRLPVKWTAPEALKHGKFSSKSDVWSFGVLLWEVFSYGRAPYPKMSLKEVSEAVEKGYRMEPPEGCPGPIHALMGSCWEAEPARRPPFRKLAEKLARELRSVGASAPNGGQDADGPTLPHSQEP, from the exons ATGCCAACG AGGCGCTGGGCCCCAGGCACCCAATGCATCACCAAGTGTGAGCACACGCGCCCCAAGCCCGGGGAGCTGGCCTTCCGCAAGGGTGACGTGGTCACCATCCTGGAGGCCTGCGAG AACAAGAGCTGGTACCGCGCCAAGCACCACGCCAGCgggcaggaggggctgctggCGGCGGGCGCACTGCGGGAGCGCGAGGCCCTCTCTGCGGACCCCAAGCTCAGCCTCATGCC GTGGTTCCACGGGAAGATCTCGGGCCAGGAGGCTGTGCAGCAGCTGCAGCCGCCCGAGGACGGGCTGTTCCTGGTGCGAGAGTCCGCGAGGCACCCGGGCGACTACGTGCTGTGCGTGAGCTTCGGCCGTGACGTCATCCACTACCGTGTGCTGCACCGCGACGGCCACCTCACCATCGACGAGGCGGTCTGCTTCTGCAACCTCATGGATATGGTGGAG CATTACAGCAAGGAGAAGGGGGCCATCTGCACGAAGCTGGTGAAACCCAAGAGAAAGCAGGGCACCAAGTCAGCGGAGGAGGAGCTGGCCAAGG CCGGCTGGTTACTGAACCTGCAGCATTTGACGTTGGGAGCGCAGATCGGAGAAGGAGAGTTTGGAG CCGTCCTGCAGGGTGAGTACCTGGGACAGAAGGTGGCCGTGAAGAACATCAAGTGCGACGTGACAGCCCAGGCCTTCCTGGACGAGACGGCGGTCATGAC GAAGATGCAGCATAAGAACCTGGTGCGTCTGCTGGGTGTGATCCTGCACCAGGGCCTCTACATCGTCATGGAGCACGTGAGCAAG GGTAACCTGGTGAATTTTCTACGAACGCGGGGCCGGGCCCTTGTGAACACCCCCCAGCTCCTGCAGTTTTCCCT GCACGTGGCCGAGGGCATGGAATACCTGGAGAGCAAGAAGCTGGTGCACCGAGACCTGGCTGCCCGGAACATCCTCGTGTCCGAGGACCTGGTGGCCAAGGTCAGCGACTTTGGCCTGGCCAAAGCCGAGCGGAAGGGGCTGGACTCCAGCCGGCTTCCAGTCAAGTGGACGGCACCCGAGGCTCTCAAACACGGG AAGTTCTCCAGCAAGTCGGACGTCTGGAGTTTCGGTGTGCTGCTGTGGGAGGTCTTCTCATACGGCCGGGCTCCGTACCCCAAGATG TCGCTGAAGGAGGTGTCAGAGGCCGTGGAGAAGGGGTACCGCATGGAGCCCCCCGAGGGCTGCCCGGGTCCCATCCACGCCCTCATGGGCAGCTGCTGGGAGGCTGAGCCTGCTCGCCGGCCGCCCTTCCGCAAACTGGCTGAGAAGCTGGCCCGGGAGCTGCGCAGTGTGGGCGCCTCGGCCCCCAACGGGGGGCAGGATGCAGACGGTCCCACCTTGCCCCACAGCCAGGAGCCCTGA